In the Kitasatospora terrestris genome, one interval contains:
- a CDS encoding SDR family oxidoreductase, which produces MSDQVAVVTGAGSGVGRAVARELAAGGWRLVLAGRRPEPLEETAGLAGGEALAVPTDVTDPVAVEALFRAAVDRFGRVDLLFNNAGAFGPPTPVEDLGYEEWRAVVDLNLTGAFLCAQAAFRRMKEQRPQGGRIINNGSISAHVPRPQSIAYTASKHAVTGLTRSLGLDGRPYRIACGQIDIGNAATDMTAAMSAGVRQADGRIAPEPTMDVADVARTVRHMAELPLEANIPFTTVMATAMPYLGRG; this is translated from the coding sequence ATGTCCGATCAGGTCGCCGTCGTCACCGGAGCCGGCAGCGGTGTGGGCCGCGCCGTCGCGCGCGAGCTGGCCGCCGGCGGCTGGCGGCTGGTCCTCGCCGGGCGGCGTCCGGAGCCGCTGGAGGAGACCGCGGGCCTGGCGGGCGGCGAGGCGCTGGCGGTGCCGACCGACGTGACCGACCCGGTGGCGGTGGAGGCGCTGTTCCGCGCGGCGGTGGACCGGTTCGGGCGGGTGGACCTGCTGTTCAACAACGCGGGCGCGTTCGGCCCGCCGACGCCGGTGGAGGACCTGGGGTACGAGGAGTGGCGGGCCGTCGTCGACCTCAACCTGACCGGGGCGTTCCTCTGCGCGCAGGCCGCCTTCCGGCGGATGAAGGAGCAGCGGCCGCAGGGCGGGCGGATCATCAACAACGGCTCGATCTCCGCCCACGTGCCGCGCCCGCAGAGCATCGCGTACACGGCGTCCAAGCACGCGGTCACCGGCCTGACCCGGTCGCTCGGTCTGGACGGGCGGCCGTACCGGATCGCCTGCGGTCAGATCGACATCGGCAACGCCGCCACCGACATGACCGCCGCGATGTCCGCCGGTGTCCGGCAGGCCGACGGCCGGATCGCCCCGGAGCCGACCATGGACGTCGCGGACGTGGCCCGCACGGTCCGCCACATGGCGGAGCTGCCGCTGGAGGCCAACATCCCGTTCACCACGGTGATGGCGACCGCCATGCCCTACCTCGGCCGGGGGTGA
- a CDS encoding helix-turn-helix transcriptional regulator, with amino-acid sequence MSDNELGLFLRNRREALTPADAGLPSGPRRRTPGLRRAELAMLAGVSVEYVTRLEQGRDRHPSAQVVAALADALQLATGERIHLYRLTKAADGIVSCTGGAGPNRTVRPGVQAVLDRLGPGPAVLLNRLGEILAHTEGYRELAGPVGLLDAPLPSLPRYVFTDPRARDTYPDWAAVADLQVSLLKQGPGRNNRDIADLMDELSVVGPEFTRRLETVSGLPAPSGIHRLNHPAAGELRLGYEALSLPADDELRILVHLPADAATAAALDRLTGRRPGALRAVPA; translated from the coding sequence GTGAGCGACAACGAGCTGGGCCTGTTCCTGCGCAACCGCCGCGAAGCCCTCACCCCCGCCGACGCCGGGCTGCCGTCCGGCCCGCGCCGCCGCACCCCCGGACTGCGCCGGGCCGAACTCGCCATGCTGGCCGGCGTCAGCGTCGAGTACGTCACCCGGCTCGAACAGGGCCGCGACCGGCACCCGTCCGCGCAGGTCGTCGCCGCCCTCGCGGACGCCCTGCAACTCGCCACCGGCGAGCGGATCCACCTCTACCGGCTGACCAAGGCCGCCGACGGCATCGTCAGCTGCACCGGCGGCGCCGGGCCGAACCGCACCGTCCGCCCCGGCGTGCAGGCCGTCCTCGACCGGCTCGGGCCCGGGCCCGCAGTGCTGCTCAACCGGCTCGGCGAGATCCTCGCGCACACCGAGGGCTACCGGGAACTGGCCGGACCCGTCGGCCTGCTCGACGCGCCGCTGCCCAGCCTGCCCCGGTACGTGTTCACCGACCCGCGGGCCCGCGACACCTACCCCGACTGGGCGGCCGTCGCCGACCTCCAGGTCTCCCTGCTCAAGCAGGGGCCCGGCCGCAACAACCGGGACATCGCCGACCTGATGGACGAACTCTCGGTCGTCGGGCCCGAGTTCACCCGACGCCTGGAGACCGTGTCGGGCCTGCCCGCCCCCAGCGGCATCCACCGCCTGAACCACCCCGCGGCCGGCGAGCTCCGACTCGGCTACGAGGCGCTATCCCTCCCCGCCGACGACGAGCTGCGCATCCTCGTCCACCTCCCGGCCGACGCGGCCACCGCCGCCGCCCTCGACCGGCTCACCGGCCGCCGGCCCGGCGCGCTGCGCGCCGTACCGGCGTGA
- a CDS encoding NAD(P)H-dependent oxidoreductase, whose amino-acid sequence MSTQPLKLAVITGSVREGRFGPVVTRWFAEQAAAHGGFELDVIDLAEFSLPVEGPSVPPAMSPDVPRPEAMAGLTRRLGEADAFAVVTPDYNRSFPASLKSAIDWHYAEWGAKAVGFVGYSGSTGGILAIEQLRQVFGELDAHTVRAYVSFPRYYLLFDEDGALREPAGPEQSAKAMLDQLAWWGGVLRDARATR is encoded by the coding sequence ATGTCCACCCAGCCCCTGAAGCTCGCAGTGATCACCGGCAGCGTCCGCGAGGGCCGGTTCGGCCCGGTGGTGACCCGGTGGTTCGCCGAACAGGCCGCCGCGCACGGCGGCTTCGAGCTCGACGTGATCGACCTCGCCGAGTTCTCGCTGCCCGTGGAGGGCCCGTCGGTGCCGCCGGCGATGTCGCCGGACGTGCCGCGCCCGGAGGCGATGGCGGGGCTGACCCGCCGGCTGGGCGAGGCCGACGCGTTCGCGGTCGTCACCCCGGACTACAACCGCTCGTTCCCGGCGTCGCTCAAGTCGGCGATCGACTGGCACTACGCCGAGTGGGGCGCCAAGGCGGTCGGTTTCGTCGGGTACAGCGGCTCCACCGGCGGCATCCTGGCGATCGAGCAGCTGCGGCAGGTCTTCGGCGAGTTGGACGCCCACACGGTCCGCGCGTACGTGTCCTTCCCGCGCTACTACCTGCTCTTCGACGAGGACGGGGCGCTGCGCGAGCCGGCCGGCCCGGAGCAGTCCGCGAAGGCGATGCTGGACCAGCTGGCCTGGTGGGGCGGGGTGCTGCGCGACGCCCGCGCGACCCGGTAG
- a CDS encoding carbohydrate binding domain-containing protein, protein MVTTAPTRGRRLTAGFAATAALALSIGSGLVLAPSAEATPPGNGKDVTATLFEWKFDSVAKACTDTLGPKGYGFVEVSPPQEHIQGAQWWTSYQPVSYKIAGRLGDRASFQAMVNTCHAAGVKVIADSVINHMSAGSGTGTGGTNYTKYNYPGYFQDQDFHSCRAAISNYGDRSNVQNCELVNLSDLNTGSAYVQQTIANYLSDLLTLGVDGFRIDAAKHIDAGELGAIKAKMSNPNAYWVQEVIYGAGEPIQPSEYTGNGDVDEFRSGTWLKSAFNGGKISDLSTWGNGLLPSDKARTFVDNWDTERNGSTLTYKYGSAYTLANVFMLAHPYGAPNVYSGYAFSSNDDGPPNGGTVNACYQDGWNCVHAWRQVANMVGFRNAVAGTAMTNWWSNGNNAIGFGRGDKGYVAINRESGSITQTFQTSLPAGTYCDVEHGDYANGACSGTTYTVGPDGKFTATVAAGEAVALHAGAKLGSTATPTPTPTPTATQGTNTATVFYSTTKNWSAYYLHYAPTGGTWTTAPGVAMAAACTGWVKSTVSLGTATGLAATFNNGSGTWDNNNSANYALGTGNVTVKDGVVGSGDPCATATPTPTPTPTATSTTTGASFAVNATTAVGQNIYVVGNNASLGNWNTGSALLLSSASYPVWKLDVAMAAGTAFEYKYIRKDAAGNVTWESGANRTATVPASGLVALSDTWRS, encoded by the coding sequence GTGGTCACCACCGCCCCCACGCGCGGGCGCCGGCTCACCGCCGGTTTCGCAGCGACCGCCGCCCTGGCCCTGTCCATCGGGTCCGGTCTGGTGCTCGCGCCCTCCGCCGAGGCGACCCCGCCCGGCAACGGCAAGGACGTCACCGCCACCCTCTTCGAGTGGAAGTTCGACTCGGTCGCCAAGGCCTGCACCGACACCCTCGGCCCCAAGGGCTACGGCTTCGTCGAGGTCTCCCCGCCCCAGGAGCACATCCAGGGCGCCCAGTGGTGGACCTCGTACCAGCCCGTCAGCTACAAGATCGCCGGTCGGCTCGGCGACCGCGCCTCCTTCCAGGCCATGGTCAACACCTGCCACGCGGCCGGCGTCAAGGTGATCGCCGACTCGGTGATCAACCACATGTCGGCGGGCTCCGGCACCGGCACCGGCGGCACCAACTACACCAAGTACAACTACCCCGGCTACTTCCAGGACCAGGACTTCCACTCCTGCCGCGCCGCGATCTCCAACTACGGCGACCGCTCCAACGTGCAGAACTGCGAGCTGGTCAACCTCTCCGACCTCAACACCGGCTCCGCGTACGTCCAGCAGACCATCGCCAACTACCTGAGCGACCTGCTGACCCTCGGTGTGGACGGCTTCCGGATCGACGCCGCCAAGCACATCGACGCGGGCGAGCTCGGCGCCATCAAGGCGAAGATGAGCAACCCCAACGCGTACTGGGTGCAGGAGGTGATCTACGGCGCCGGCGAGCCGATCCAGCCGTCCGAGTACACCGGCAACGGCGACGTGGACGAGTTCCGCTCCGGCACCTGGCTGAAGAGCGCCTTCAACGGCGGGAAGATCTCCGACCTCTCCACCTGGGGGAACGGCCTGCTGCCCAGCGACAAGGCCCGCACCTTCGTCGACAACTGGGACACCGAGCGCAACGGCTCGACCCTGACCTACAAGTACGGCTCCGCCTACACCCTGGCCAACGTCTTCATGCTGGCCCACCCGTACGGCGCGCCCAACGTCTACTCCGGCTACGCGTTCAGCAGCAACGACGACGGCCCGCCGAACGGCGGCACGGTCAACGCCTGCTACCAGGACGGCTGGAACTGCGTGCACGCCTGGCGGCAGGTGGCCAACATGGTCGGCTTCCGCAACGCCGTCGCCGGCACCGCGATGACCAACTGGTGGTCCAACGGCAACAACGCGATCGGCTTCGGCCGCGGCGACAAGGGCTACGTGGCGATCAACCGGGAGTCCGGTTCGATCACCCAGACCTTCCAGACCTCGCTGCCGGCCGGCACCTACTGCGACGTCGAGCACGGCGACTACGCGAACGGCGCCTGCTCCGGCACCACCTACACGGTCGGCCCGGACGGGAAGTTCACCGCCACCGTCGCCGCCGGCGAGGCCGTCGCGCTGCACGCCGGCGCCAAGCTCGGCTCCACCGCCACCCCGACGCCCACCCCCACCCCGACCGCCACCCAGGGCACCAACACGGCGACCGTCTTCTACTCCACCACCAAGAACTGGTCCGCCTACTACCTGCACTACGCCCCGACCGGCGGCACCTGGACCACCGCGCCCGGCGTCGCGATGGCCGCCGCCTGCACCGGCTGGGTCAAGTCCACCGTGAGCCTCGGCACCGCCACCGGCCTGGCCGCCACCTTCAACAACGGCTCCGGCACCTGGGACAACAACAACAGCGCCAACTACGCGCTGGGCACCGGCAACGTCACCGTGAAGGACGGCGTCGTCGGCAGCGGCGACCCCTGCGCCACCGCCACCCCCACCCCGACCCCGACCCCCACCGCGACCTCCACCACCACCGGCGCCTCGTTCGCCGTCAACGCCACCACCGCGGTCGGCCAGAACATCTACGTGGTCGGCAACAACGCCTCGCTCGGCAACTGGAACACCGGCTCCGCGCTGCTGCTCTCCTCGGCGAGCTACCCGGTCTGGAAGCTGGACGTCGCGATGGCCGCCGGCACCGCCTTCGAGTACAAGTACATCCGCAAGGACGCCGCCGGCAACGTCACCTGGGAGAGCGGGGCCAACCGCACCGCCACCGTCCCGGCGAGCGGCCTGGTCGCCCTGAGCGACACCTGGCGCAGCTGA
- a CDS encoding SigE family RNA polymerase sigma factor — METALDFEEFASTRARRLFQVAYLMCGDWHQAQDLVQTTLAKMFSIWGRLRRGEDEPGLDAYARKVLLRYYLSQRRLKRSGEVVTAELPDSADLPGGSELRLTLTAALHRLPPRNRAVIVLRYLEDRSIEEVAELLDVSQGAVKSLNSRSLAKLREILGNDRELLFHP, encoded by the coding sequence ATGGAGACCGCACTCGACTTCGAGGAGTTCGCGAGCACCCGGGCTCGCCGACTCTTCCAGGTCGCGTACCTGATGTGCGGCGACTGGCACCAGGCCCAGGACCTCGTGCAGACCACGCTCGCCAAGATGTTCTCGATCTGGGGCCGGCTGCGCCGCGGCGAGGACGAGCCCGGACTGGACGCGTACGCCCGCAAGGTGCTGCTGCGCTACTACCTCTCCCAGCGGCGGCTGAAGCGCTCCGGCGAGGTGGTCACCGCCGAGCTGCCGGACTCCGCCGACCTCCCCGGCGGCAGCGAGCTGCGGCTCACCCTGACCGCGGCGCTGCACCGGCTGCCGCCGCGCAACCGCGCGGTGATCGTGCTGCGCTACCTGGAGGACCGCTCGATCGAGGAGGTGGCCGAGCTGCTGGACGTCTCCCAGGGCGCGGTGAAGAGCCTCAACAGCCGTTCGCTCGCCAAGCTCCGCGAGATCCTCGGCAACGACCGGGAACTGCTCTTCCACCCGTGA
- a CDS encoding P-II family nitrogen regulator, whose translation MKLITAVVKPFKLDEVKTALQELGVHGLTVTEASGYGRQHGHTEVYRGAEYRIDLVPKVRIEVVVEDEDAEQVLDAIVAAARTGRIGDGKVWMVPVDSIVRVRTGERGPDAV comes from the coding sequence ATGAAGCTGATCACCGCCGTCGTCAAGCCGTTCAAGCTGGACGAGGTCAAGACCGCGCTCCAGGAGCTCGGGGTGCACGGCCTGACCGTCACCGAGGCCAGCGGCTACGGGCGGCAGCACGGGCACACCGAGGTCTACCGCGGCGCCGAGTACCGGATCGACCTGGTGCCCAAGGTGCGGATCGAGGTCGTGGTGGAGGACGAGGACGCCGAGCAGGTGCTGGACGCGATCGTGGCCGCCGCCCGGACCGGCAGGATCGGCGACGGCAAGGTCTGGATGGTCCCGGTCGACTCGATCGTCCGGGTGCGCACCGGCGAGCGCGGGCCGGACGCGGTCTGA
- a CDS encoding ammonium transporter encodes MLLADPTPGLDTGDTAWLLACTALVLLMTPALALFYGGMVRTKSVLNMIMMSFVSIAVVTVVWLLAGYTLAFGDDAFGGLIGDLDHLGMAGITPASLTGHVPTLLFAAFQLTFAIITAALISGAIADRARFGAWVVFTAVWTLLVYVPVAHWVFAPGGWIVSKLGALDFAGGTVVEVNCGASGLALALLLGPRIGFKKEAMRPHSLPLVLLGAGLLWFGWFGFNGGSAMGANGLAAAALLNTQAAGCTGLLGWLLVEKRRDGHATTLGAASGAVAGLVAITPSCGSVDLLGALVIGLAAGLVCSYAVSWKFRFGFDDSLDVVGVHFVAGVIGTALIGLFATAAMTGGASGLLHGGGLAQSGKQLVAIVVVAVYAFAVTYGIGWAIDRVMGFRAPADHELRGLDLAVHAETAYDHGVLGHGTAATHATVLAHTSDKASTA; translated from the coding sequence ATGCTCCTCGCTGACCCCACCCCCGGCCTGGACACCGGCGACACCGCCTGGCTGCTGGCCTGCACCGCGCTGGTGCTGCTGATGACGCCCGCCCTCGCGCTCTTCTACGGCGGCATGGTCCGCACCAAGAGCGTCCTCAACATGATCATGATGAGCTTCGTCTCGATCGCCGTGGTCACCGTGGTCTGGCTGCTGGCCGGCTACACCCTGGCCTTCGGCGACGACGCGTTCGGCGGCCTGATCGGCGACCTTGACCACCTCGGCATGGCCGGCATCACCCCCGCCAGCCTGACCGGCCACGTGCCCACCCTGCTGTTCGCCGCGTTCCAGCTCACCTTCGCGATCATCACCGCCGCGCTGATCAGCGGCGCCATCGCGGACCGGGCCAGGTTCGGCGCCTGGGTGGTCTTCACCGCGGTCTGGACCCTGCTGGTCTACGTCCCGGTCGCGCACTGGGTGTTCGCCCCCGGCGGCTGGATCGTCTCGAAGCTCGGCGCGCTGGACTTCGCCGGCGGCACCGTGGTCGAGGTCAACTGCGGCGCCAGCGGCCTCGCGCTCGCCCTGCTGCTGGGCCCCCGGATCGGCTTCAAGAAGGAGGCGATGCGCCCGCACAGCCTCCCGCTGGTGCTGCTGGGCGCGGGCCTGCTCTGGTTCGGCTGGTTCGGCTTCAACGGCGGCTCCGCGATGGGCGCCAACGGCCTGGCCGCCGCCGCGCTGCTCAACACCCAGGCGGCCGGCTGCACCGGCCTGCTCGGCTGGCTGCTGGTGGAGAAGCGCCGCGACGGCCACGCCACCACCCTCGGCGCCGCCTCCGGCGCGGTGGCCGGCCTGGTCGCCATCACCCCGTCCTGCGGCAGCGTGGACCTGCTCGGCGCCCTGGTGATCGGCCTGGCGGCCGGCCTGGTCTGCTCGTACGCGGTCAGCTGGAAGTTCCGCTTCGGCTTCGACGACTCGCTGGACGTGGTCGGCGTGCACTTCGTGGCCGGCGTCATCGGCACCGCGCTGATCGGCCTCTTCGCCACCGCCGCCATGACCGGTGGGGCGAGCGGCCTGCTGCACGGCGGCGGCCTGGCGCAGAGCGGCAAGCAGCTGGTCGCGATCGTGGTGGTCGCGGTGTACGCCTTCGCCGTCACGTACGGCATCGGCTGGGCGATCGACCGGGTGATGGGCTTCCGCGCCCCCGCCGACCACGAGCTGCGCGGCCTGGACCTCGCCGTGCACGCGGAGACCGCGTACGATCACGGCGTCCTGGGCCACGGCACCGCCGCGACCCACGCCACCGTGCTCGCGCACACGTCCGACAAGGCGTCCACCGCATGA
- a CDS encoding M4 family metallopeptidase, with amino-acid sequence MAAIAATTALLVTGIPVIAQAAPSAPAQVAAQVAGSKAQLLAVAGDQAPAFAQSLGLGSQEKLVAKDVVRDADGSQHFRYERTYGGLPVLGGDLIVHQAANGATKGVDKASEASLTGLSTSPKLAAPKAQEAALAAEAGSALETAPRLVVWAAGATPKLAYETVVSGKEADGTPSKLHIITDATSGAELHRFEGIQTGTGTGVFVGNVTIGTTLSGSTYQLKDAARGNGYTTNMNNGTSGNGTLFTKSTDTWGNGSASNKESAAVDAHFGVATTWDYFKNVHGRNGIRNDGVGAFSRVHYDNNYVNAFWDDSCFCMTYGDGASNTHPLTELDVAGHEMSHGVTSNTANLNYSGESGGLNEATSDIFGSMVEFYANIPSDNPDYLIGELIDINGNGTPLRYMDKPSKDGASADYWSSTVGNKDVHYSSGVGNHFFYLLAEGGGAKVINGVSYNSPTYNNLTVTGIGRDKAAKIWYRALSTYMTSTTNYAAARTATEKAATDLYGANSAEVIAVGTAWAGVNVGTAPNPNPGSPTVTNPGNQSTTVNSAVNLQISASGGTGALTYSATGLPAGLSINSSTGKITGTPTATGTSNVTVTATDTASKSGTASFTWTVNPVGSCTGTQLLGNAGFETGSAAPWTTTSGVVDNSASQAAHSGSWKAWLNGYGSAHTDSASQTVTIPAGCKATLSYWLHIDTAETTTTTQYDKLTVTVNGTTVASYSNLNKNTGYAQKTVDLSSYAGQTVTLKFNGVEDSSLQTSFVIDDTAITTS; translated from the coding sequence ATGGCCGCCATAGCCGCCACCACCGCGCTGCTGGTGACCGGTATTCCGGTGATCGCCCAGGCCGCGCCCAGCGCGCCGGCCCAGGTCGCCGCCCAGGTCGCGGGTTCCAAGGCCCAGCTGCTCGCCGTCGCCGGCGACCAGGCCCCGGCCTTCGCCCAGTCCCTGGGACTCGGCTCGCAGGAGAAGCTGGTCGCCAAGGACGTCGTCCGCGACGCCGACGGATCCCAGCACTTCCGGTACGAGCGCACCTACGGCGGGCTCCCGGTCCTCGGCGGCGACCTGATCGTCCACCAGGCCGCCAACGGCGCCACCAAGGGCGTGGACAAGGCCAGCGAGGCCTCGCTGACCGGCCTCTCCACCTCGCCGAAGCTCGCCGCTCCGAAGGCCCAGGAGGCGGCCCTGGCCGCCGAGGCCGGCTCCGCCCTGGAGACCGCCCCGCGCCTGGTCGTCTGGGCCGCCGGCGCCACCCCGAAGCTCGCCTACGAGACCGTCGTCTCCGGCAAGGAGGCCGACGGCACCCCGAGCAAGCTGCACATCATCACCGACGCCACCTCCGGCGCGGAACTGCACAGGTTCGAGGGCATCCAGACCGGCACCGGCACCGGCGTCTTCGTCGGCAACGTCACCATCGGCACCACGCTGTCGGGCTCGACGTACCAGCTGAAGGACGCCGCCCGCGGCAACGGCTACACCACCAACATGAACAACGGGACCTCCGGCAACGGCACCCTGTTCACCAAGTCCACCGACACCTGGGGCAACGGCTCGGCCTCCAACAAGGAGTCCGCGGCGGTCGACGCGCACTTCGGTGTCGCCACGACGTGGGACTACTTCAAGAACGTGCACGGCCGCAACGGCATCCGCAACGACGGTGTCGGCGCCTTCAGCCGCGTCCACTACGACAACAACTACGTGAACGCGTTCTGGGACGACTCCTGCTTCTGCATGACCTACGGTGACGGCGCGTCCAACACCCACCCGCTGACCGAGCTGGACGTCGCGGGCCACGAGATGAGCCACGGCGTCACCTCGAACACCGCCAACCTGAACTACTCCGGCGAGTCCGGCGGCCTGAACGAGGCCACCTCGGACATCTTCGGCTCGATGGTCGAGTTCTACGCCAACATCCCGTCCGACAACCCGGACTACCTCATCGGCGAGCTCATCGACATCAACGGCAACGGCACCCCGCTGCGCTACATGGACAAGCCCTCCAAGGACGGCGCGTCCGCCGACTACTGGTCCTCCACCGTCGGCAACAAGGACGTCCACTACTCCTCGGGCGTCGGCAACCACTTCTTCTACCTCCTCGCGGAGGGCGGCGGCGCCAAGGTCATCAACGGCGTCAGCTACAACTCGCCGACGTACAACAACCTCACCGTCACCGGCATCGGCCGGGACAAGGCCGCCAAGATCTGGTACCGCGCGCTGTCCACCTACATGACCTCCACCACGAACTACGCCGCGGCCCGCACCGCGACCGAGAAGGCCGCCACCGACCTGTACGGGGCCAACAGTGCCGAGGTCATCGCGGTCGGCACCGCCTGGGCGGGCGTCAACGTCGGCACCGCGCCGAACCCGAACCCGGGCAGCCCGACCGTCACCAACCCGGGCAACCAGTCCACCACCGTCAACAGCGCGGTGAACCTGCAGATCTCGGCCAGCGGCGGAACCGGCGCGCTGACCTACTCGGCCACCGGCCTGCCGGCCGGCCTGTCGATCAACTCCTCGACCGGCAAGATCACCGGCACCCCGACCGCCACCGGCACCTCCAACGTGACGGTCACCGCCACCGACACCGCCAGCAAGAGCGGCACCGCCAGCTTCACCTGGACCGTCAACCCGGTCGGCTCCTGCACCGGCACCCAGCTGCTCGGCAACGCGGGCTTCGAGACCGGCTCCGCCGCGCCGTGGACCACCACCAGCGGCGTGGTCGACAACAGCGCCTCGCAGGCCGCTCACAGCGGCTCCTGGAAGGCCTGGCTGAACGGCTACGGCTCGGCCCACACCGACTCGGCCTCGCAGACCGTCACCATCCCGGCCGGCTGCAAGGCGACCCTGAGCTACTGGCTGCACATCGACACCGCCGAGACCACCACCACGACCCAGTACGACAAGCTCACCGTGACCGTCAACGGCACCACGGTGGCCTCGTACTCCAACCTCAACAAGAACACCGGCTACGCGCAGAAGACGGTCGACCTGTCCTCGTACGCGGGCCAGACGGTCACCCTGAAGTTCAACGGCGTGGAGGACTCCTCGCTGCAGACCTCCTTCGTGATCGACGACACCGCCATCACGACCAGCTGA